The Balaenoptera ricei isolate mBalRic1 chromosome 9, mBalRic1.hap2, whole genome shotgun sequence genome segment ATGACCTATATAAGAGTTCTTGGAGAAGAACAGGTAGAACATTTACACCtaaaaagcacagagaaaaatgCAGGATCTTCCAAGAAGGGGTTTGTGTCATAAGGCCATAATTTTATAATACCTACAAGCCTTTTGAGATAAATAGGGTAGGTTTGAGGATTGGTAAAATGTATAGGTGGGCTTTGAATTGTTTCTGAGCCACACATCTCTGGTCCTATAAAGACTTGATGTGTATGACATGGAcagctgtttttaatttttcaaagaattgggTTTCAACCTAAATGACTTCAAAAGGACTGACCTATTCATCCAACTACATTATCTTAAATTTACTTCTTTATATACGGGAGAAGATCTTCAActagaatggaaatcaaaagatccGTATGTTCTAGATTTAGAGCTTTGTCTTTGGAATGCTCCCCATGCCACACCCCGGCACATTTACCTTAGGTGAGGAGGCCTAACAAAGTTCCTGCCAGACTCTGAATATCAGCTTCCAATTTTGCCAACTTCTGTCCATagagctacttaaaaaaaatgttttcaaatattttgtcaggtTTCAGCTAAAGTAGTAAATATTCCTGGCAGTATTGAACAACACCCTTGGATGCAAGAGGGGTCCCAAAAGAGGGTGCAAAGGATACAATCCTCCCAAGATGTAGAGCCACTCCTGAAgagagccaaaaaaaagaaaggctttgGCAACCCTACAGAGGGCTGGCAGTGGATTGGTAGGGCCCTAGCCATAAATGCAGTGCAACCTACATTTCTGTCTGGCCATATTTTTACTGTAACTTCAGTATCTCCCAGAATTTGGCAAGGTTTTCcattaattttagttttagtttccaTTAATTTTACTTTCCCCTTGGCTGTCTAAGGGAATTACTGGTAGCAGTATACCAGAGAACTGCTCAGAGCCCCATCACCTGGGAGGAGCCTTTATGAGGACCTTCCTTTGAAGGTAAATATGAGGGCATTCAAGCTGGTGTCAAAGGATTTACACAAAACCTTTGAGGATaatattatttttccagtttctcaGTTGACTGCAAAAGAGACATTGATTTCTGGGCCAGTGTTTTAATGAGGGAAACCTTGGAGGGTACAATGGGGGAGGTCCAGGTGTTGCTTTAGGTACTGTCATCTCTTTAATTTTCATtagccttttaatttttaatgaagctATTTTGGAAGCTTGAAGACTTCTGGAGACCTTCTGCATATCATTTAAACTGGGTATCCCATTCTGTGTGTTTGCTTGgggaacattttcttttaaataccttTCTTCACAGAAAGATCTCGTCTATTTAGGACATTCCCCATAATGGACATTGTATCAATaattttaggttgtttctagtaAGATTTTGTCATTTTTGTAGATATCTACAGCTTATGGGGCCACAGCTCTTAGACATAAATTAAGCAAGTGTGCCAGAAGGTGGAGCACTAAGTTTTTTGGAAATTGAGGATTCCATTTCTTTACCTAAGTCTAGGTTTCTTGATGCCAAAATTAACACCTAAGAGAGATGTGCCTCTGAGTTGGGAATTATAAGGTCTTTTACAGTGTACTTCATTGCATGGACATTTCCTTGAGGTCGGTGGGTAACCTAGTGACAATCTAACCTGTTTCATGACCAAGTTATCCTACCACAGGAGCCTTCGAGTTTGGTGTCAAGTGTGCTAACAGCTTTTAAGTCCCGTCTTGTACCCACCAATTTGCAACTTTTGGCTTTCTAGATTCTAATGAGCAAAACCTTTTACCTCATGTGCACATTAACACAACAGCAGTAACCAAAGAGATGTTTTTGCAGATTGGCCAAGAAAAGTTCCCAGGTGCACATCAGCAGCAGCTCTCAGTGTGGAACTGGGTACTGAATCAACAAATCCCAACAAGGGACTGAGCCAGCAGACTCTAACAAATGGAACTTTAGACTGAAGCAAGAGCTAGGGGTTTGGGTTCCAGGTGGAACTGTCTTCCAGCTCAAGTTGACCTGCTCTGGACTGGAAAGCCAATTAAGTCAGGAGCTCAATGCAAAGAATGTGCACCTCAGAACTGAGAGAAACTTACCCACAGCTTTCAGAAATGGTGATGAAGACAAAGAACTCTAAGGGTTCATGGGTACCATTCCTGTTTCTCATTGTCCTGAAGCCATCAGAAGTTTCCTTTAGtcccaccactgccaccaaagctgttaaaaaatagaattcaactgagtaaattttaaagatcttattggctttattcaatgattcataaatcaggcagcatcccatttaacagatggaaAGGAGCTCCAAAGAGCTGTACAAAATAAAAGACTTTGATAGGCAGAAGGGGGAGAGACAAGGAATTTACTAGCAAATGGTGGATTGTTAGTGGCAAGGTCACCTTCCTTTAGGGGATGGCCAGGATCTCTAAGGCAGATTACCTCATttgtgctgaccaggtgattccaagTGGATTGGAATTAATCTTGGTTTGGTGACATGTGGCTTAGTGTAAGTgtctccattttgggcctgttgtaTTGGTTTTTACACTGCCCTTGTTAACAACTTACAAAATGAGGTTAACTCCTATATTTGTAGTATGCCTTGGTTaccaattcattattttaaaatggaaatgagtAATGTATTAAAATCTGAGACATCTATTGCTTAAGTCTTTGCAGACATTTTCTTTGTGGAGACAGGATGATTAATAATATAGATCAGTGTAATTTAAATACCagagggtaaatattttaggtcacATGTTTTGGTGCACTAGTTTTACAAATGTTGCTGGAGATAAATGAGTGTATTTTACATACACAAAGTCTATATAAATTTTCTAAGCACTGAAATATGATTAGTTTTAAATCCTTTATGACCTTAATGTGagcatttaaaaatctcattaacaTTCTCTTGATTTTCAGATACTTTgaggaaaattattttacaagttTCTTTTAAACAGgatttgacagaaaaaaaatcatattgccTTAAAAATGTGACATAGAAAATCTGAGGTATATCAGTACATATATTCCTGCTTTtgtttattaaaacataaatattttaaatatagttgaaGTATAGTAATTATCATACAATCTATAGTTGGAACCCTACTAATTTTGTGATAAACACATTGAAAAAAGTAGTCTCTACTTTCATCCTCCAAGCTCTACTTCAAATGTTTCAAATCTGGTCTTTGATTCTCCTTTTCCTAGAATTTCCTGAATCACCTAATCCAATTTGGAGACTTATTTCCTGAGCCATGATAGTAGAGTGGGCTTACTTGTCATGCATTTAATGACCCCATAGTTGGTTCTTTCCATTTGGATTTTATCTTCTCTTCTGTGTCCCTCTCCCAATGCAAGCAGACAGGGATCATGTCATCATAGAACCTGAATTAGACACTTACTAAGGGtgtgataaataaataactggtcaaatgaatgaatgaacatacatataaataaatatatgcccTAGGAGGGGTATAACTCAGTCACTACTCCCGTTTCCATGCATTTGCAACCTTGTACatgtctaaataaaataaaataataatgaaatgcaaatcagagTAGGGCTAAGTGTTATGAAATATTCAAATATCGATAAACTCTAAACATTTCATAATTCTTCTCTTTCTAAAGGAAAGAATGTATGGGTATCTTGGCCTGTCACTGGAGGACTTCTATGGACCCTTCCTACCATAACTTAAAATCCACAGATTTTAccacattttcatcttttctcaaCACACTAATGTCCTCTCTTCACTGTTTACACATACATGATCAAACCGTTTGCTCCGTTTTAAACCTCATAATACTTAATTGGCTAAACTTCAACCCTTGTTAAATGCAATCACCCATCAACCATGTACACATACCTACAGAGCTCATGATGATTTCCTATCTTACCTACTCAAGAGAAGCAAAATATACTGTAACAAAATATGTCTTTTTGGCATATTAATCATATTGAGctagttatttttaagaaatagcagACACAGATGAAGTTCTGAAAACTGAGTAGATGTTACtcttttgtaagaaacatttacatttataaaggatATCTTCATTTGTAATGGTGTATccttctctgtaccaggaagGGAAGGATGACTTTAAATTACAAGAAACTCTGCATGacaaccttacccttgtttactgtgtttTTCTTGATAACCTACCATTATGGTCCTCCTCCACACCCCCGCTCCCGCCCAATATCTTTAGTCTTTAGTTAAAGATGATATTTGAGGTGGTGGTCATTTTGAGgatttactcagttttcctgggtctatCCCATGTATATAAGAGGTGTACATGGTATCAATATCAAACTTccgtttgttttatttctgttaatttgtcttttattactgGGcgatctcagccaagaacctagaagggtggagataaaattatttttcctccctcgCACTATGAAAATTAAGCAATCTGAAAAGAACATCCACGAATTTTTCCCATTACACTTACCACTTACCATCATATGACACCTTACACTTTGCCAATTATTctgttgttatatatatatacatatatatatttataatatttataaatattataaatttatataatatttacgtttatatatatatatatatatatatatatatatatatttaatgtccACATTTGTAGGAAAAGCCAATACCTATACTTGTTCATTAAGCCCATTCTTTCATCCTTGTCTCGCATTGTGGCAAATCCCTATTCTCTGTCCCTCATCATTGACTTCCCTTTCTCAATTGGATTATTCCCATTAGCACAGCAAGTTGCTGTTATATtccttgtattagtttgctattgCTGCtatgacaaattaccacaagctgagtggcttaaaacatcaaTTTGCAATTTTACAGTTCTTGAAATCAAAAGTCTAAAGTTGAGGTGCTGATATGGCTTGTTACTTCTCAAAGTTTAGAAGAGAATCCATTTATGTATCTGTTCCAGCTCCTAAAAGatgtctgcatttttttttttggcacattgtcttattttattcaaatagCAGTCTGCTCACACATGGTCCAAGAACACCCAAATAAAGCAAAGATTGGTCTTCAAACATTATAGCCAATGATGCCACACTTGCCTATGATCTTGCCAACATAAAACCACATCCACACCTCAGTGGCCACCAAACCATTCAGTAGAGCTTCCTTAACTGTGAGCTGTTTGAAGCTACCAGTTTGTGCActattgataatttttttcaagcTCTGAATAGCTGTAGGGATCTCAGCAGCGGTTGGAGGAACCAGCTCAACCTTGGCATAGTGCCAAAATGTGGCCAATCGAGGCTTCGAGTAAGTCACAGCAGAGCTGACCAGCGCCGGGGCCTTCTCTGCGAGGTTACGGACAAACTGGGCCATGGTTCTAGGATGAAAAGCCAGATGTCTGCATTTTTTGACTCATGGTCCCTTCCTTACATTCCTCCAGCCTCTGCTCTgtcattacattttcttcttatgACTTTGtttctcctgtctccctcttctaagtatccttgtgattacattgagttcatccagataatccaggataatctctccatctaaaggtctttaacttaatcacaccttcAAATTGTGTGTTTGGTAAAAAAATATGTTAGGTAGCAGATTGACAGGTTCTGGGACTTAGGACTTGGACGTCTTTGGAGGGCCATTTTTCAGCCTATCACATCTATCATCCCAAAAGTAAAACACATCATCTCTTGATCCCACCTCTCTTGTCATAGCCCAATCTCCAAGTCATTCTTGATATCAAAATTCCTCAACAATGTTGTCACTAATTTCATTGTCTAATTCTTCTCTTACTTTTTCTGGAACCcattttaaacagtatttttattCCTACCATTTCACCAAACTCTTGCTAAGTTTGTCACCAACATCAGCATTTCCAAATCCTACCGTCAACCTATCTTCTGACTAGACCTATCAGTAGCATTTAACATAGGCTATATATCTCTTCCTTTGTAACTTGTTTTAGGAATTTGCATTCTCCTGTTAGTTctcttattttcttagttttctgtaATGGTTTTTCTCCTTAGACCCTTAACTTTAAAGTATCTCAGaactaaatatttaaatcattcaTCTTCTCAATCTATATTCCTAAAATGATCTCATCCAGACTTAGAAATTTAAACACCACTCATGCTGAGAACCTAGTACTGAGCTTGAAGGTCCCTAAGAACTCTGGAATCTTCTTTGACTAACAGGTTTCCACCTAGAACATCCAAAATATAACTGCCTCATCTTCTCCTCCAAAAAATGCTGTAGTCGGTGCAAACGCCATTCTTCCAGTTTCTTATAGAAAAACATACTCATTTTTGACTTATTTTCTTCCACTTTCCCAATACAATCATTTAGAACATCTTCTGGTCTCCACCTTCAAATGAGATCCAATATCTGGACACTTCACTACTCCTTCCAAGCCTCCATCATCCcttgcctggattattgcaatagtCTCTGAACTTGTCTCCATGTTTCCACCATTTCCCCTTTAAGACATTGTCAGTattgcttatggaacattctttttaaatataaagtcaGATCATGACATACATCTACTAAAGTTTCTCTAAGTTGTCCCCATATCATGCAAAAAAGTATtagtaaaattttttcttaaggtATACAGGGcttgaaaaaataagtaaaaatttgcATGATCTTTCTGCAGGTTGATGAGGACTATATCTATTTCTCTGTATCTTTTGCTTGGTCTTCCCTAACCACATGAACAAGACACACTTCCTCCTTGCATAGAAAGCTCTTCCTCCAGGTATCTCTAGGGCACACTTACTTCAAATCTTTTCCTTGATATCACCTTCTCAATGAGACCTGTCTCAAACACTGAAGGGTAGCACAATATTCCATCCCAGAATATGCCTCGTTGGACTGAAgattaatttgaaataattatttttgagtaACAGCAGACACActctgaaaacagagtagaagttTGGCCTTTTGTAAAGGAAATTTACATGTATAAAGAAAATCTTCATTTGTAATTGCCTCCCACTTTGTACCAAGAGAAAGATGTCTCCAAATCACaagaaactcttatcaatggagaaggtaGGACTTAAATGTGTATAACAAACCTTACCCTGTTTACTGTAACTGGTCCCCTCcacaaatatctttttcttttttttttttttttggtcttttttgtctttagctgaaggcGGTATTTAAGGTGGTAACTTGGGCCATCTTGGTCAGTTAGTTTTTCTGGCTAAGTCCCATGTATGCATGATGGATACGTGGGAATAaacttctatttgtttttctcttattaatctGTCCTTTATTACAGAGGGCCTCAGTCAAGAACTCAGAAGAGTAgcgggaaaattatttttcctttcctacactactaattatttttcctttcctacacTACTATACCTAAAATTTCAACCTTCTCCCACCCTCACTCTCTTTCATAATGTTTATCACCTTATACTATGCAGCATTTAATTTACTTACTTTGTTTACTGTCTGTATCCATGAGgacaaggatttttatttttttttgataactGCTGTGTTCCTAATGCCCATACTAGTTCTGCCATATTTAGTGGATGctcaaaaaaaatctgttgaatcGATAAAAGTCTAGTTACAAAAATAGACCCATAAACAGATATTAAACaatatagtaattaaaataaaatatattttcctaaatcATTAGATGCCTCAAGAAAGGCATTAACTGTGACTTTGATCATGGGATATTAAGTTGACTAAGACAACTTTGTCACCTTCACTGTCTACTCTGGACATGAAACAAGTACATATCATTTTATCAGTCATGATagaatatcaattaaaaaaaagttaaaagcatgCTCAGTATATTGATATGCAGAATAGATGACACAGAAATAAGTGGAGTGCAATTGGAAGGTTTATGCAGAAGATACACCTAAAAAGGGTCATTTATCAGAGCACTTTTGTCATAGGAtttagtaacaataataatgcaGATAAGAAATTGTGAGTAGGTTATTTCTATTATACCATAAATATAAGTGAATAGGAATAGTGAAAAACAAAAGTAAGTTTGAAAACAAAGCTTAGGACCagaatatagaatataaaattaaatcagtaagtcatagaaatataattaaaatatactaaTGATTTTAATAACTCACTATAGTTCACAGCaagtt includes the following:
- the LOC132371626 gene encoding ATP synthase subunit g, mitochondrial-like, translating into MAQFVRNLAEKAPALVSSAVTYSKPRLATFWHYAKVELVPPTAAEIPTAIQSLKKIINSAQTGSFKQLTVKEALLNGLVATEVWMWFYVGKIIGKCGIIGYNV